A single region of the Triplophysa dalaica isolate WHDGS20190420 chromosome 15, ASM1584641v1, whole genome shotgun sequence genome encodes:
- the sash1b gene encoding SAM and SH3 domain-containing protein 1 isoform X5, translated as MGTEPDAEQEVCGDLSTPDSFSYVWTDLMNILDGSLANIEDLAQEYSEYYSTSYSDVSDRMEELRKRRVAQTEEAGKSESTASLQLRLEIQESLGLSSAVSTPEIERRPLMQQSSSEDGSAGRWDSRKKNRSFWQSFRKTQKGSIRAAPKGEDLGFVASEITMSDEERIQLMMMVKEKMITVEEALARLKEYESQNKQSNSADGIDWTDAPNLSITESSFCNSRDQSEDELEQSVTFRRLHKLVNSTRRVRKKLIRIEETKTHGVKEPASPSGEEGLCLYSGVQKHLAVSQGDGLSSVLQEQLSLDSLTTSPSTSSLDTCSSHKLFKSFSKSSSSQGLEPTSGPSGAPSGPDAGSGSSFSEADGEVEPRLSRSVTDGEMRRALSSLNYHGRTCSFGGFDLTNRPVYMSNNSCDISNDSRDMTDMSRSPTPSRISLGKKVKSVKETMRKRISKKYSSPSEQSSPSRAPSSPQCCHTDSMEDPKLKAGGSVESLRSSLSGQSSMSGQTVSTTDSSISNRESVKSEDGEEDELPYRGPFCGRALVHTDFTPSPYDTDSLKLKRGDTIDIINKPPMGTWMGLLRNKVGTFKFIYVDVLNVEEEKPKRSIKKRRKSRPPKPTSVEELMERINLKEHMPTFLFNGYEDLDTFKLLEEEDLDELNITDPQHRAVLMTAVELLQECESNSDPERDGSSGGSQEKLQSSEGHVPSVDSPRDSGCYESNENLENGKGRKASQLSRSSSGFESSHLPSPEYPTPPLCHSTRSTSKARPDSQLLQHPPQIHTMKDQERSHFLLDGRPLSRSCESLDRLSSRPEFWKRCFSVEELHIQQGPKKQQMDSSEDLSDTKQLVFSNSEESPSQSGPENPVKPLDYDEVQGDGAQGALNDFFPSPQRMKPPIPPKPLPSAFCKNRETFNASRDFFTSAEMSGHEVSQTSRPLIFRPAQKVQMEKTANLETLMVKLSSDGIDLTEEPYSDKHGRYGVPFSLVQRYSEDLDKPLGDIAVLIDQTRIQQLLKLHRIAIPLRGLSEICIIP; from the exons ATGGGGACTGAACCAGACGCTGAACAAGAAGTTTGTGGGGATTTGAGCACCCCAGACAGTTTTTCATACGTATGGACAGACTTGATGAATATCTTG GATGGGTCTCTGGCCAACATTGAGGATCTGGCCCAGGAGTATTCTGAGTATTACAGCACATCTTACAGCGACGTGAGCGACAGAATGGAGGAGTTACGCAAGAGAAGAGTCGCCCAGACAGAAGAGGCG ggaAAATCTGAATCAACAGCATCGCTGCAGCTGCGTCTGGAGATCCAG GAATCTCTCGGGCTTTCTAGTGCCGTTTCCACCCCTGAGATAGAGAGACG TCCATTAATGCAGCAGTCCAGCTCTGAAGATGGATCAG cagGCAGGTGGGAcagcagaaagaaaaacagatcaTTCTGGCAAAGTTTTCGGAAGACACAGAAAGGAAGCATCCGAGCGGCGCCCAAAG GGGAAGACCTGGGTTTTGTGGCCAGTGAGATCACCATGAGCGACGAAGAGCGCATTCaactgatgatgatggtgaAGGAGAAGATGATAACAGTGGAGGAGGCGCTGGCTCGG CTGAAGGAATATGAATCACAGAACAAGCAATCCAACAGCGCAGACGGGATCGATTGGACCGATGCACCCAATCTCTCCATCACTGAATCCTCCTTCTGCAAC TCCAGAGATCAGTCTGAGGATGAACTGGAGCAGTCAGTCACTTTCCGCCGGCTTCATAAACTCGTCAATTCAACCCGGCGTGTCAGAAAAAAGCTTATAAGAATAGAAGAGACCAAAACACATGGAGTGAAGG AGCCGGCGTCCCCATCAGGTGAAGAAGGTCTTTGTCTATACTCTGGGGTGCAGAAGCATCTCGCCGTGTCTCAGGGTGATGGACTGAGCTCCGTGCTTCAGGAGCAGCTCTCTCTGGACAGCCTGACCACGTCTCCATCCACCAGCAGTCTAGACACCTGCAGCAGTCACAAGCTCTTCAAGAGTTTCAGTAAATCCAGCAGCAGTCAGGGTCTGGAGCCCACATCAGGACCGAGCGGAGCGCCTTCAGGGCCGGATGCTGGAAGCGGCTCCTCATTCTCAGAGGCCGACGGGGAGGTTGAGCCCAGACTGTCACGCTCTGTGACGGACGGGGAGATGAGACGAGCTCTGAGCTCTTTAAACTATCATGGA AGGACCTGTAGCTTTGGAGGATTTGATCTCACAAACCGACCAGTGTACATGAGCAACAACAGCTGTGACATCTCA AATGACAGCAGAGACATGACAGACATGTCTCGCTCTCCCACACCATCTCGGATCTCTCTGGGGAAGAAGGTGAAATCTGTAAAAGAGACCATGAGGAAACGCATATCCAAGAAATACAGCTCTCCATCCGAGCAG TCAAGCCCCAGCAGAGCTCCCAGCAGCCCTCAGTGTTGTCACACAGACTCGATGGAGGACCCCAAACTCAAAGCTGGAGGATCTGTGGAGAGTCTGAGGAGTTCTCTCAGTGGACAGAGCTCCatga GTGGTCAGACCGTCAGCACCACAGATTCGTCCATCAGTAACAGAGAGAGCGTGAAATCAGAGGATGGGGAGGAAGATGAGCTGCCGTACAGAGGACCGTTCTGCGGCCGAGCTCTCGTGCACACTGACTTCACCCCCAGCCCGTACGACACAGATTCTCTCAAACTCAAG AGAGGAGACACGATTGACATCATCAACAAGCCGCCCATGGGCACGTGGATGGGGCTCCTGAGAAACAAAGTGGGAACCTTTAAGTTCATCTACGTGGACGTGTTGAACGTTGAAGAGGAGAAACCCAAACGCAGCATAAAGAAGAGGAGGAAAAGCCGTCCTCCTAAACCCACATCTGTGGAGGAACTCATGGAGCGGATTAATCTAAAA GAGCACATGCCCACGTTCCTGTTTAACGGTTATGAGGATCTGGACACATTTAAACTCCTGGAGGAGGAAGATCTGGACGAACTGAACATCACAGACCCGCAGCACAGAGCCGTGCTCATGACCGCTGTCGAACTTCTGCAAGAGTGTGAGA GTAACAGCGACCCCGAGCGTGACGGATCATCCGGTGGTTCCCAGGAGAAGCTTCAGTCCTCCGAGGGTCACGTCCCGTCGGTTGACTCCCCTCGTGACTCGGGCTGTTACGAAAGCAACGAGAACCTGGAGAACG GCAAAGGCAGAAAGGCGTCTCAGTTAAGCAGGTCGTCGTCCGGCTTTGAGTCCAGTCACCTTCCCTCCCCCGAGTATCCAACCCCACCCCTCTGCCACTCCACCAGGTCCACCTCAAAAGCCAGACCGGATTCCCAGTTGCTCCAGCATCCACCGCAGATCCACACCATGAAGGATCAAGAAAGAAGTCACTTTTTGCTTGACGGAAGACCCCTCAGCCGCAGTTGTGAGTCTCTAGATAGGCTGTCCAGTCGGCCAGAATTCTGGAAGCGTTGCTTCTCTGTGGAGGAACTTCATATACAACAAGGTCCCAAAAAACAGCAGATGGACAGCTCGGAGGACCTCAGTGACACCAAACAATTGGTCTTTAGCAATTCAGAGGAGAGTCCGAGTCAAAGTGGTCCGGAGAACCCGGTAAAACCTCTTGATTATGATGAAGTTCAAGGAGACGGAGCACAGGGAGCCTTGAATGACTTTTTTCCAAGCCCACAACGCATGAAACCACCCATTCCTCCAAAACCTCTTCCATCAgcattttgtaaaaacagaGAGACTTTCAATGCCAGTAGAGATTTTTTCACAAGCGCAGAGATGTCCGGCCATGAAGTTTCTCAAACCAGCAGACCACTCATTTTCAGACCTGCACAGAAAGTCCAGATGGAGAAAACGGCCAACCTGGAAACTTTGATGGTGAAGTTGTCATCTGATGGCATCGACCTCACAGAAGAACCGTATTCTGACAAG CACGGCCGTTATGGTGTGCCGTTCTCTCTGGTCCAGAGATACTCTGAAGATCTGGATAAACCTTTGGGTGACATCGCTGTTCTAATCGATCAAACAAGAATCCAACAGCTTTTAAAGCTGCACCGCATAGCT ATCCCATTGAGAGGTTTGTCCGAAATATGTATCATTCCTTGA
- the sash1b gene encoding SAM and SH3 domain-containing protein 1 isoform X8 has product MEELRKRRVAQTEEAGKSESTASLQLRLEIQESLGLSSAVSTPEIERRPLMQQSSSEDGSAGRWDSRKKNRSFWQSFRKTQKGSIRAAPKGEDLGFVASEITMSDEERIQLMMMVKEKMITVEEALARLKEYESQNKQSNSADGIDWTDAPNLSITESSFCNFVSDHVQSRDQSEDELEQSVTFRRLHKLVNSTRRVRKKLIRIEETKTHGVKEPASPSGEEGLCLYSGVQKHLAVSQGDGLSSVLQEQLSLDSLTTSPSTSSLDTCSSHKLFKSFSKSSSSQGLEPTSGPSGAPSGPDAGSGSSFSEADGEVEPRLSRSVTDGEMRRALSSLNYHGRTCSFGGFDLTNRPVYMSNNSCDISNDSRDMTDMSRSPTPSRISLGKKVKSVKETMRKRISKKYSSPSEQSSPSRAPSSPQCCHTDSMEDPKLKAGGSVESLRSSLSGQSSMSGQTVSTTDSSISNRESVKSEDGEEDELPYRGPFCGRALVHTDFTPSPYDTDSLKLKRGDTIDIINKPPMGTWMGLLRNKVGTFKFIYVDVLNVEEEKPKRSIKKRRKSRPPKPTSVEELMERINLKEHMPTFLFNGYEDLDTFKLLEEEDLDELNITDPQHRAVLMTAVELLQECESNSDPERDGSSGGSQEKLQSSEGHVPSVDSPRDSGCYESNENLENGKGRKASQLSRSSSGFESSHLPSPEYPTPPLCHSTRSTSKARPDSQLLQHPPQIHTMKDQERSHFLLDGRPLSRSCESLDRLSSRPEFWKRCFSVEELHIQQGPKKQQMDSSEDLSDTKQLVFSNSEESPSQSGPENPVKPLDYDEVQGDGAQGALNDFFPSPQRMKPPIPPKPLPSAFCKNRETFNASRDFFTSAEMSGHEVSQTSRPLIFRPAQKVQMEKTANLETLMVKLSSDGIDLTEEPYSDKHGRYGVPFSLVQRYSEDLDKPLGDIAVLIDQTRIQQLLKLHRIAIPLRGLSEICIIP; this is encoded by the exons ATGGAGGAGTTACGCAAGAGAAGAGTCGCCCAGACAGAAGAGGCG ggaAAATCTGAATCAACAGCATCGCTGCAGCTGCGTCTGGAGATCCAG GAATCTCTCGGGCTTTCTAGTGCCGTTTCCACCCCTGAGATAGAGAGACG TCCATTAATGCAGCAGTCCAGCTCTGAAGATGGATCAG cagGCAGGTGGGAcagcagaaagaaaaacagatcaTTCTGGCAAAGTTTTCGGAAGACACAGAAAGGAAGCATCCGAGCGGCGCCCAAAG GGGAAGACCTGGGTTTTGTGGCCAGTGAGATCACCATGAGCGACGAAGAGCGCATTCaactgatgatgatggtgaAGGAGAAGATGATAACAGTGGAGGAGGCGCTGGCTCGG CTGAAGGAATATGAATCACAGAACAAGCAATCCAACAGCGCAGACGGGATCGATTGGACCGATGCACCCAATCTCTCCATCACTGAATCCTCCTTCTGCAAC TTTGTATCTGACCATGTGCAGTCCAGAGATCAGTCTGAGGATGAACTGGAGCAGTCAGTCACTTTCCGCCGGCTTCATAAACTCGTCAATTCAACCCGGCGTGTCAGAAAAAAGCTTATAAGAATAGAAGAGACCAAAACACATGGAGTGAAGG AGCCGGCGTCCCCATCAGGTGAAGAAGGTCTTTGTCTATACTCTGGGGTGCAGAAGCATCTCGCCGTGTCTCAGGGTGATGGACTGAGCTCCGTGCTTCAGGAGCAGCTCTCTCTGGACAGCCTGACCACGTCTCCATCCACCAGCAGTCTAGACACCTGCAGCAGTCACAAGCTCTTCAAGAGTTTCAGTAAATCCAGCAGCAGTCAGGGTCTGGAGCCCACATCAGGACCGAGCGGAGCGCCTTCAGGGCCGGATGCTGGAAGCGGCTCCTCATTCTCAGAGGCCGACGGGGAGGTTGAGCCCAGACTGTCACGCTCTGTGACGGACGGGGAGATGAGACGAGCTCTGAGCTCTTTAAACTATCATGGA AGGACCTGTAGCTTTGGAGGATTTGATCTCACAAACCGACCAGTGTACATGAGCAACAACAGCTGTGACATCTCA AATGACAGCAGAGACATGACAGACATGTCTCGCTCTCCCACACCATCTCGGATCTCTCTGGGGAAGAAGGTGAAATCTGTAAAAGAGACCATGAGGAAACGCATATCCAAGAAATACAGCTCTCCATCCGAGCAG TCAAGCCCCAGCAGAGCTCCCAGCAGCCCTCAGTGTTGTCACACAGACTCGATGGAGGACCCCAAACTCAAAGCTGGAGGATCTGTGGAGAGTCTGAGGAGTTCTCTCAGTGGACAGAGCTCCatga GTGGTCAGACCGTCAGCACCACAGATTCGTCCATCAGTAACAGAGAGAGCGTGAAATCAGAGGATGGGGAGGAAGATGAGCTGCCGTACAGAGGACCGTTCTGCGGCCGAGCTCTCGTGCACACTGACTTCACCCCCAGCCCGTACGACACAGATTCTCTCAAACTCAAG AGAGGAGACACGATTGACATCATCAACAAGCCGCCCATGGGCACGTGGATGGGGCTCCTGAGAAACAAAGTGGGAACCTTTAAGTTCATCTACGTGGACGTGTTGAACGTTGAAGAGGAGAAACCCAAACGCAGCATAAAGAAGAGGAGGAAAAGCCGTCCTCCTAAACCCACATCTGTGGAGGAACTCATGGAGCGGATTAATCTAAAA GAGCACATGCCCACGTTCCTGTTTAACGGTTATGAGGATCTGGACACATTTAAACTCCTGGAGGAGGAAGATCTGGACGAACTGAACATCACAGACCCGCAGCACAGAGCCGTGCTCATGACCGCTGTCGAACTTCTGCAAGAGTGTGAGA GTAACAGCGACCCCGAGCGTGACGGATCATCCGGTGGTTCCCAGGAGAAGCTTCAGTCCTCCGAGGGTCACGTCCCGTCGGTTGACTCCCCTCGTGACTCGGGCTGTTACGAAAGCAACGAGAACCTGGAGAACG GCAAAGGCAGAAAGGCGTCTCAGTTAAGCAGGTCGTCGTCCGGCTTTGAGTCCAGTCACCTTCCCTCCCCCGAGTATCCAACCCCACCCCTCTGCCACTCCACCAGGTCCACCTCAAAAGCCAGACCGGATTCCCAGTTGCTCCAGCATCCACCGCAGATCCACACCATGAAGGATCAAGAAAGAAGTCACTTTTTGCTTGACGGAAGACCCCTCAGCCGCAGTTGTGAGTCTCTAGATAGGCTGTCCAGTCGGCCAGAATTCTGGAAGCGTTGCTTCTCTGTGGAGGAACTTCATATACAACAAGGTCCCAAAAAACAGCAGATGGACAGCTCGGAGGACCTCAGTGACACCAAACAATTGGTCTTTAGCAATTCAGAGGAGAGTCCGAGTCAAAGTGGTCCGGAGAACCCGGTAAAACCTCTTGATTATGATGAAGTTCAAGGAGACGGAGCACAGGGAGCCTTGAATGACTTTTTTCCAAGCCCACAACGCATGAAACCACCCATTCCTCCAAAACCTCTTCCATCAgcattttgtaaaaacagaGAGACTTTCAATGCCAGTAGAGATTTTTTCACAAGCGCAGAGATGTCCGGCCATGAAGTTTCTCAAACCAGCAGACCACTCATTTTCAGACCTGCACAGAAAGTCCAGATGGAGAAAACGGCCAACCTGGAAACTTTGATGGTGAAGTTGTCATCTGATGGCATCGACCTCACAGAAGAACCGTATTCTGACAAG CACGGCCGTTATGGTGTGCCGTTCTCTCTGGTCCAGAGATACTCTGAAGATCTGGATAAACCTTTGGGTGACATCGCTGTTCTAATCGATCAAACAAGAATCCAACAGCTTTTAAAGCTGCACCGCATAGCT ATCCCATTGAGAGGTTTGTCCGAAATATGTATCATTCCTTGA
- the sash1b gene encoding SAM and SH3 domain-containing protein 1 isoform X6, with the protein MLDSTTVDGSLANIEDLAQEYSEYYSTSYSDVSDRMEELRKRRVAQTEEAGKSESTASLQLRLEIQESLGLSSAVSTPEIERRPLMQQSSSEDGSAGRWDSRKKNRSFWQSFRKTQKGSIRAAPKGEDLGFVASEITMSDEERIQLMMMVKEKMITVEEALARLKEYESQNKQSNSADGIDWTDAPNLSITESSFCNFVSDHVQSRDQSEDELEQSVTFRRLHKLVNSTRRVRKKLIRIEETKTHGVKEPASPSGEEGLCLYSGVQKHLAVSQGDGLSSVLQEQLSLDSLTTSPSTSSLDTCSSHKLFKSFSKSSSSQGLEPTSGPSGAPSGPDAGSGSSFSEADGEVEPRLSRSVTDGEMRRALSSLNYHGRTCSFGGFDLTNRPVYMSNNSCDISNDSRDMTDMSRSPTPSRISLGKKVKSVKETMRKRISKKYSSPSEQSSPSRAPSSPQCCHTDSMEDPKLKAGGSVESLRSSLSGQSSMSGQTVSTTDSSISNRESVKSEDGEEDELPYRGPFCGRALVHTDFTPSPYDTDSLKLKRGDTIDIINKPPMGTWMGLLRNKVGTFKFIYVDVLNVEEEKPKRSIKKRRKSRPPKPTSVEELMERINLKEHMPTFLFNGYEDLDTFKLLEEEDLDELNITDPQHRAVLMTAVELLQECESNSDPERDGSSGGSQEKLQSSEGHVPSVDSPRDSGCYESNENLENGKGRKASQLSRSSSGFESSHLPSPEYPTPPLCHSTRSTSKARPDSQLLQHPPQIHTMKDQERSHFLLDGRPLSRSCESLDRLSSRPEFWKRCFSVEELHIQQGPKKQQMDSSEDLSDTKQLVFSNSEESPSQSGPENPVKPLDYDEVQGDGAQGALNDFFPSPQRMKPPIPPKPLPSAFCKNRETFNASRDFFTSAEMSGHEVSQTSRPLIFRPAQKVQMEKTANLETLMVKLSSDGIDLTEEPYSDKHGRYGVPFSLVQRYSEDLDKPLGDIAVLIDQTRIQQLLKLHRIAIPLRGLSEICIIP; encoded by the exons ATGCTGGACTCTACAACAGTG GATGGGTCTCTGGCCAACATTGAGGATCTGGCCCAGGAGTATTCTGAGTATTACAGCACATCTTACAGCGACGTGAGCGACAGAATGGAGGAGTTACGCAAGAGAAGAGTCGCCCAGACAGAAGAGGCG ggaAAATCTGAATCAACAGCATCGCTGCAGCTGCGTCTGGAGATCCAG GAATCTCTCGGGCTTTCTAGTGCCGTTTCCACCCCTGAGATAGAGAGACG TCCATTAATGCAGCAGTCCAGCTCTGAAGATGGATCAG cagGCAGGTGGGAcagcagaaagaaaaacagatcaTTCTGGCAAAGTTTTCGGAAGACACAGAAAGGAAGCATCCGAGCGGCGCCCAAAG GGGAAGACCTGGGTTTTGTGGCCAGTGAGATCACCATGAGCGACGAAGAGCGCATTCaactgatgatgatggtgaAGGAGAAGATGATAACAGTGGAGGAGGCGCTGGCTCGG CTGAAGGAATATGAATCACAGAACAAGCAATCCAACAGCGCAGACGGGATCGATTGGACCGATGCACCCAATCTCTCCATCACTGAATCCTCCTTCTGCAAC TTTGTATCTGACCATGTGCAGTCCAGAGATCAGTCTGAGGATGAACTGGAGCAGTCAGTCACTTTCCGCCGGCTTCATAAACTCGTCAATTCAACCCGGCGTGTCAGAAAAAAGCTTATAAGAATAGAAGAGACCAAAACACATGGAGTGAAGG AGCCGGCGTCCCCATCAGGTGAAGAAGGTCTTTGTCTATACTCTGGGGTGCAGAAGCATCTCGCCGTGTCTCAGGGTGATGGACTGAGCTCCGTGCTTCAGGAGCAGCTCTCTCTGGACAGCCTGACCACGTCTCCATCCACCAGCAGTCTAGACACCTGCAGCAGTCACAAGCTCTTCAAGAGTTTCAGTAAATCCAGCAGCAGTCAGGGTCTGGAGCCCACATCAGGACCGAGCGGAGCGCCTTCAGGGCCGGATGCTGGAAGCGGCTCCTCATTCTCAGAGGCCGACGGGGAGGTTGAGCCCAGACTGTCACGCTCTGTGACGGACGGGGAGATGAGACGAGCTCTGAGCTCTTTAAACTATCATGGA AGGACCTGTAGCTTTGGAGGATTTGATCTCACAAACCGACCAGTGTACATGAGCAACAACAGCTGTGACATCTCA AATGACAGCAGAGACATGACAGACATGTCTCGCTCTCCCACACCATCTCGGATCTCTCTGGGGAAGAAGGTGAAATCTGTAAAAGAGACCATGAGGAAACGCATATCCAAGAAATACAGCTCTCCATCCGAGCAG TCAAGCCCCAGCAGAGCTCCCAGCAGCCCTCAGTGTTGTCACACAGACTCGATGGAGGACCCCAAACTCAAAGCTGGAGGATCTGTGGAGAGTCTGAGGAGTTCTCTCAGTGGACAGAGCTCCatga GTGGTCAGACCGTCAGCACCACAGATTCGTCCATCAGTAACAGAGAGAGCGTGAAATCAGAGGATGGGGAGGAAGATGAGCTGCCGTACAGAGGACCGTTCTGCGGCCGAGCTCTCGTGCACACTGACTTCACCCCCAGCCCGTACGACACAGATTCTCTCAAACTCAAG AGAGGAGACACGATTGACATCATCAACAAGCCGCCCATGGGCACGTGGATGGGGCTCCTGAGAAACAAAGTGGGAACCTTTAAGTTCATCTACGTGGACGTGTTGAACGTTGAAGAGGAGAAACCCAAACGCAGCATAAAGAAGAGGAGGAAAAGCCGTCCTCCTAAACCCACATCTGTGGAGGAACTCATGGAGCGGATTAATCTAAAA GAGCACATGCCCACGTTCCTGTTTAACGGTTATGAGGATCTGGACACATTTAAACTCCTGGAGGAGGAAGATCTGGACGAACTGAACATCACAGACCCGCAGCACAGAGCCGTGCTCATGACCGCTGTCGAACTTCTGCAAGAGTGTGAGA GTAACAGCGACCCCGAGCGTGACGGATCATCCGGTGGTTCCCAGGAGAAGCTTCAGTCCTCCGAGGGTCACGTCCCGTCGGTTGACTCCCCTCGTGACTCGGGCTGTTACGAAAGCAACGAGAACCTGGAGAACG GCAAAGGCAGAAAGGCGTCTCAGTTAAGCAGGTCGTCGTCCGGCTTTGAGTCCAGTCACCTTCCCTCCCCCGAGTATCCAACCCCACCCCTCTGCCACTCCACCAGGTCCACCTCAAAAGCCAGACCGGATTCCCAGTTGCTCCAGCATCCACCGCAGATCCACACCATGAAGGATCAAGAAAGAAGTCACTTTTTGCTTGACGGAAGACCCCTCAGCCGCAGTTGTGAGTCTCTAGATAGGCTGTCCAGTCGGCCAGAATTCTGGAAGCGTTGCTTCTCTGTGGAGGAACTTCATATACAACAAGGTCCCAAAAAACAGCAGATGGACAGCTCGGAGGACCTCAGTGACACCAAACAATTGGTCTTTAGCAATTCAGAGGAGAGTCCGAGTCAAAGTGGTCCGGAGAACCCGGTAAAACCTCTTGATTATGATGAAGTTCAAGGAGACGGAGCACAGGGAGCCTTGAATGACTTTTTTCCAAGCCCACAACGCATGAAACCACCCATTCCTCCAAAACCTCTTCCATCAgcattttgtaaaaacagaGAGACTTTCAATGCCAGTAGAGATTTTTTCACAAGCGCAGAGATGTCCGGCCATGAAGTTTCTCAAACCAGCAGACCACTCATTTTCAGACCTGCACAGAAAGTCCAGATGGAGAAAACGGCCAACCTGGAAACTTTGATGGTGAAGTTGTCATCTGATGGCATCGACCTCACAGAAGAACCGTATTCTGACAAG CACGGCCGTTATGGTGTGCCGTTCTCTCTGGTCCAGAGATACTCTGAAGATCTGGATAAACCTTTGGGTGACATCGCTGTTCTAATCGATCAAACAAGAATCCAACAGCTTTTAAAGCTGCACCGCATAGCT ATCCCATTGAGAGGTTTGTCCGAAATATGTATCATTCCTTGA